From the genome of Agrobacterium tumefaciens:
TGTTCTTTCTGTTCGTGACATGGTCGTCGATTTCGACGGCTATCTGGCACTCGATCATGTCAGCCTTGATGTCGCGCAAGGTGAATCCTTCGGTATCGTTGGCGAATCAGGCTCTGGAAAATCAACGCTTTTGCGGGCAGTCGCCGGTCTCAACCACTTCGAAAGCGGTACCTTGATGGTCGAGGGGCGCTCTTACTCCGGCAAACGCCGTGACAAGAGTTTCTACCGCGATGTGCAGATGGTGTTCCAGGACCCTTATGGGTCGCTGCATCCCCGCCAGACGGTTGATGCCCTGTTGCTCGAGCCGCTGCTTATCCATGGTCTCGACAACCGTGAACAGCGGATTTCGCGGGCGTTGGATGAGGTGGGCTTGGGGTCCGGTTTCCGCTTTCGCTATTCACACCAGCTTTCCGGAGGACAGCGCCAGCGTATTGCCATCGCGCGTGCGTTGATTGTCGAACCAAAAGTGCTCTTGCTGGACGAACCGACATCGGCGCTGGACGCATCCATTCAGGCGGAAATCCTCAATCTTTTGGAACAGGCGCGTCGAGACCGTAACCTCACCTTCGTCATGGTGAGCCACGACCTCGGTGTTATCAGCCATATGTGCGACCGTCTTGCCGTCATGAAAAGCGGTCAAGTCGTGGAAATGCTGGCGGCAGAAGCTCTTGAAAGCCGCGATTTCACCGCAGACTACACCCGCCAACTGCTGGTCGCCAGCGAGGGCTTCAAGCGCGATTGACGGGACGCTACGGTCTCACCCATAAAATTCCCTGCCATTCCGGCTGAGCGCCGGAGCGGCGGGGCCAGTCGGATCGAGGCAAGGTATCAAACCATGCAATTACGCGCGTTGATGTATTTCGATGAGCTTGTTCGCACCAACTCCATGCGTGCGGCGGCCGAAAATCTTAACGTAGCGCCGACAGCCGTCAGCCGGCAAATCGAAAATCTTGAGTATTATTTTGGCTCCCCTCTCGTGGAGCGCTCCAGTCGCGGAGTGAAGTTGACCGCAGCGGGTGAATTGCTGGCCGCACGGGCAGGCAAGACCCTCCGCGAACTCGATCACGTTCATCAGCTCATTGATGATCTCAAGGGACTTCAGCGGGGACGCGTCACGATCTATGCCAACGGCGCGACGGTGGCCAACCTGTTGGCGCCGGTTCTGGCGCAATTCTCGCTAAAGTACCCGAAGCTTCGCTTTGAGGTCCACATCACCAGCGCGCGTCAGGCAATGGATGCTCTCGGCTCGGCAGAAGCCGATCTTGTTGTCGGGCTATTCGCACCCAAAGTTTCAGGCGTGAAAGTTCGCTCGCGTACCCGTATCAGTTACGATGTGGTCTTGCCGGTGGGACATCCGCTGGCGGACAAGCTGGAGATTTCTCTCAAGGAACTTGCTGAACTTCCACTTGCACTGCCGGACAAGAGCTTCGCTGCCCGCCAGGCGTTCGAAGCACTGTTTTTTGATGCCGGCGTAGAACTTGATCCAGTCTTCATCACCAGTTCATTGGAGATGCTGAAGGAACTTGTTCTTGGCAACGCCGCTGCAACGCTTCTTCCGGCTTTGTCGGTCGCCCGTGAGATCCGCAGTGGCCAGATGATTGCGGTTCC
Proteins encoded in this window:
- a CDS encoding LysR family transcriptional regulator; amino-acid sequence: MQLRALMYFDELVRTNSMRAAAENLNVAPTAVSRQIENLEYYFGSPLVERSSRGVKLTAAGELLAARAGKTLRELDHVHQLIDDLKGLQRGRVTIYANGATVANLLAPVLAQFSLKYPKLRFEVHITSARQAMDALGSAEADLVVGLFAPKVSGVKVRSRTRISYDVVLPVGHPLADKLEISLKELAELPLALPDKSFAARQAFEALFFDAGVELDPVFITSSLEMLKELVLGNAAATLLPALSVAREIRSGQMIAVPLAGKKGIHTHIELCVAPDRQLSFAASKLADFIERFMRDATAA
- a CDS encoding ABC transporter ATP-binding protein; this translates as MTTVLSVRDMVVDFDGYLALDHVSLDVAQGESFGIVGESGSGKSTLLRAVAGLNHFESGTLMVEGRSYSGKRRDKSFYRDVQMVFQDPYGSLHPRQTVDALLLEPLLIHGLDNREQRISRALDEVGLGSGFRFRYSHQLSGGQRQRIAIARALIVEPKVLLLDEPTSALDASIQAEILNLLEQARRDRNLTFVMVSHDLGVISHMCDRLAVMKSGQVVEMLAAEALESRDFTADYTRQLLVASEGFKRD